One window of Deltaproteobacteria bacterium genomic DNA carries:
- a CDS encoding ATP-binding protein, translating into MSDVPIDATGENDARPDRTSTFKHFVDRVLDWTRTDLTRAEYLDNVCRLLARMLRCDVVELRVLDHGQIIRARRSESHARATIDLFRSARDERGKSLAVIDGDIELFADLAGGRFDPSSPIFTSTGALRLDARAHDDAWLPDADRERLPTGPDGPFAAVAWIPMSLDGKHLGFLHAAWRDAPDSFAAAVEFAGELASTFARCLGQRRGVVALRERVKELECLYAISRLIEQRETTADDILRQVADILPPAWQYPEIATARIALDDAVFTSAPFAEGPGTLRSDIWVAGRKRGFVEVIYTNERPALDEGPFLREERHLLDVVARQIALVVEERQARAERTSLHDQLAHSDRLATIGQIAAGMAHELNQPLGNILGFAQLARKSVDLPADAVADIERIVKAALHMREVVRKLLIFARKAPIHRVPASPNAAVEEALFFLEWSCSREGVSVVRRLADDLPNVLGDPAQLRQIVVNLVMNAVQAMPGGGTVFVETRRDRDGVMLAVQDTGHGMSDEDLARVFEPFFTTKAENEGTGLGLAVVQGIVQSHDGTIRVESREGAGTRFEIHLPTERRSKRRNGT; encoded by the coding sequence ATGAGCGACGTACCCATCGACGCTACCGGCGAGAACGACGCGCGACCCGACCGCACGTCGACGTTCAAGCATTTCGTCGACCGCGTGCTCGACTGGACGCGCACCGACCTCACGCGCGCCGAATATCTGGACAACGTATGCCGACTGCTCGCGCGGATGCTGCGCTGCGACGTTGTCGAATTGCGCGTGCTCGACCACGGCCAGATCATCCGGGCGCGGCGGTCGGAGTCGCATGCGCGGGCGACGATCGATCTATTCCGCAGCGCGAGGGACGAGCGGGGAAAGAGCCTGGCGGTCATCGACGGCGATATTGAGTTGTTCGCCGATCTCGCGGGCGGTCGCTTCGATCCATCATCGCCGATCTTTACATCGACAGGCGCGCTGCGTCTCGATGCCCGCGCGCACGACGACGCCTGGCTGCCCGATGCCGATCGCGAGCGCCTGCCCACCGGGCCGGACGGCCCGTTTGCCGCCGTGGCCTGGATCCCCATGTCGCTCGACGGCAAACATCTCGGCTTTCTGCACGCCGCGTGGCGCGACGCGCCGGATTCGTTCGCCGCCGCCGTGGAATTCGCCGGCGAGCTCGCGTCCACGTTTGCGCGCTGCCTCGGCCAGCGTCGCGGCGTGGTCGCCCTGCGCGAACGCGTGAAGGAACTCGAGTGTCTCTACGCGATCTCGCGGTTGATCGAGCAGCGCGAGACGACGGCCGACGACATCCTGCGGCAGGTGGCCGATATCCTGCCGCCCGCGTGGCAATATCCCGAGATCGCGACCGCGCGGATCGCGCTCGACGACGCCGTGTTCACGTCGGCCCCATTTGCCGAGGGACCGGGCACACTGCGTTCGGACATCTGGGTCGCGGGGCGAAAGCGCGGCTTCGTCGAAGTCATTTATACGAACGAGCGTCCCGCGCTGGACGAAGGGCCGTTTCTGCGCGAGGAACGGCACCTGCTCGACGTCGTCGCACGCCAGATCGCCCTGGTGGTCGAGGAGCGGCAGGCGCGCGCGGAACGCACCTCGCTGCACGACCAGCTCGCGCATTCCGACCGGCTGGCGACGATCGGGCAGATCGCCGCGGGAATGGCGCACGAGCTCAATCAGCCGCTCGGCAACATCCTCGGATTCGCGCAGCTCGCGCGCAAATCAGTGGATCTTCCGGCCGACGCGGTCGCCGACATCGAGCGGATCGTCAAAGCCGCGCTGCACATGCGCGAGGTGGTGCGCAAGCTCCTCATTTTCGCGCGGAAAGCGCCCATTCACCGCGTGCCCGCGAGCCCGAACGCCGCCGTGGAAGAGGCGCTGTTTTTTCTCGAATGGAGTTGCTCGCGCGAAGGCGTGAGCGTCGTGCGCCGTCTCGCGGACGACCTGCCGAACGTGCTGGGCGATCCCGCGCAGCTTCGGCAGATCGTCGTCAACCTCGTCATGAACGCGGTGCAGGCCATGCCCGGCGGCGGCACGGTCTTTGTGGAAACGCGGCGCGACCGCGACGGCGTCATGCTCGCCGTTCAGGACACCGGCCATGGGATGAGCGACGAAGACCTCGCGCGCGTCTTCGAGCCGTTTTTCACGACCAAGGCCGAAAACGAGGGCACGGGCCTCGGCCTCGCCGTCGTGCAGGGCATCGTGCAGTCGCACGACGGGACGATTCGCGTGGAGAGCCGCGAAGGCGCGGGGACGCGGTTCGAGATTCACCTGCCCACCGAGCGGCGATCGAAACGACGAAACGGAACCTGA